A genomic window from Archaeoglobus profundus DSM 5631 includes:
- a CDS encoding DUF447 domain-containing protein — protein MKLSDFGFTDGINEVIGITIGEWINTAPLGIIVENPESTFAKLRIYPSHTRENLKKGTLYVNIVHDPLVFTISAFDDLSEDWFESSDPPIINGALAWCQFKANLKNCWVDLELSRGEVLRKGLRAVNRGFNALIEALVHATRLKQNPKLIEKVRYYAEIVEKCGGRREKEALEVMWSYLRKLYPHLSL, from the coding sequence TTGAAACTTTCAGATTTCGGATTTACGGACGGAATAAACGAGGTTATAGGGATAACAATAGGAGAATGGATAAACACCGCTCCTCTCGGTATAATAGTTGAGAATCCAGAAAGTACGTTCGCAAAGCTGAGAATATACCCCTCACACACCAGAGAAAATCTGAAGAAGGGTACACTCTACGTTAACATCGTACACGATCCACTCGTCTTTACAATTTCAGCATTTGACGATCTAAGCGAAGATTGGTTCGAAAGCTCAGATCCGCCAATAATAAATGGTGCCTTAGCTTGGTGCCAGTTCAAAGCTAACTTGAAAAATTGTTGGGTGGACTTGGAGCTTTCAAGGGGAGAGGTTTTGAGAAAGGGACTTAGAGCAGTAAATAGGGGGTTCAACGCTCTCATAGAGGCTTTGGTTCACGCGACAAGGTTGAAACAAAATCCCAAACTTATCGAGAAGGTAAGGTATTATGCTGAAATTGTAGAGAAGTGTGGTGGAAGGAGAGAAAAGGAGGCTTTAGAAGTTATGTGGAGCTATCTGAGAAAACTATACCCTCACTTAAGTCTTTGA
- a CDS encoding triphosphoribosyl-dephospho-CoA synthase, which yields MPFESMNDAQLGVLSLLLEVSANPKPGNVDREHEFSDLKFEHFILSAISAYPAFEDCMNRRGSIGTNFFNAVVRSYEICRTNVHFGAFFLLIPLIWCGGKVDDVEDELKKTTHEDSLAILSAFRICKPRVMKVKELDLRGEKVKEEILEKKVNLYHWLEKSPKENVVARELVERYWRSLEGCTILRNRYEQCGNLNEAIVYTYIYLLSKHLDPLVIAKHGLDTAYYVKERAEEFLDEFSLEGVRKFDEELVKRGINPGSIADLTCSSIYLALKEGLI from the coding sequence ATGCCATTTGAAAGTATGAACGATGCACAGCTGGGAGTTTTGAGTTTGCTGCTAGAAGTATCCGCAAATCCTAAGCCGGGAAATGTAGACAGAGAGCATGAGTTTTCCGATCTGAAATTCGAGCACTTCATTCTATCTGCAATTTCAGCTTATCCCGCCTTTGAAGACTGTATGAATAGGAGGGGCAGTATAGGGACAAACTTCTTCAACGCGGTTGTTAGGTCTTACGAGATTTGCAGAACCAACGTTCACTTCGGAGCTTTTTTCCTACTAATTCCACTGATATGGTGTGGGGGAAAGGTAGATGATGTCGAGGATGAGCTCAAGAAGACTACTCACGAAGACTCCTTAGCAATTCTGTCCGCCTTCAGGATATGCAAACCAAGGGTTATGAAAGTTAAAGAACTCGATCTGAGGGGAGAAAAAGTTAAGGAGGAGATTCTCGAAAAGAAAGTGAATCTCTATCACTGGCTGGAGAAGTCTCCAAAAGAGAATGTGGTTGCGAGGGAACTTGTTGAAAGATACTGGAGAAGTTTGGAAGGATGTACAATTCTCAGAAATCGCTACGAGCAATGTGGAAACCTCAACGAAGCGATAGTCTATACCTATATCTATCTCCTATCCAAGCATTTAGATCCACTCGTAATTGCTAAGCACGGCTTAGATACAGCATACTACGTTAAGGAAAGGGCTGAAGAATTCTTAGATGAATTCAGCTTGGAGGGTGTCAGGAAATTTGATGAAGAGCTCGTTAAAAGGGGGATTAACCCGGGCAGCATTGCAGATTTAACCTGTTCGTCGATATATCTTGCTCTGAAGGAGGGATTGATTTGA
- a CDS encoding bis-aminopropyl spermidine synthase family protein, translated as MMRRIKNQVLQALYRREMSVYELIDEQDASLPEFFELIQSMEREGLIKVENGMISLTDKGLKLCEELGVKKVEKLTCDCCEGTGYAIKGIFESTLKEYSEIAKDRPEAIEVYDQGFISLDGVIRRVEFLFERGDLLKTEIFVVGDDDLFSLASALTGLPKRVFVVDIDERLIDFINKKADEYGLPVEAQVYDVQQAFPEELKGKFDVFVTDPVETIPGLKLFLSRGVSTLKGVGCSGYFGLTTLEASRRKWYEIQKMIHDMGFVITDIRRKFNVYPQDEKNFFRFQEKLPIVKKLGAKVDYNWYKSSLYRIEAVKEPKPLVEGEMRIDEKVYKDEESWATPY; from the coding sequence ATGATGAGAAGAATCAAAAATCAGGTTCTTCAAGCCCTTTACAGAAGGGAAATGAGCGTTTACGAGCTTATAGACGAGCAGGATGCCAGCTTACCTGAGTTTTTTGAACTTATACAGAGTATGGAGAGGGAGGGTCTGATAAAGGTTGAGAACGGTATGATAAGTCTCACTGATAAGGGTTTAAAATTGTGTGAGGAGTTGGGCGTAAAGAAAGTTGAGAAACTCACGTGTGACTGTTGTGAAGGGACGGGATACGCGATAAAGGGGATATTTGAGAGTACGCTTAAAGAGTACTCCGAAATTGCTAAGGATAGGCCAGAGGCCATAGAGGTTTACGATCAGGGTTTTATAAGCTTGGATGGAGTTATAAGAAGAGTGGAGTTCCTGTTTGAAAGGGGAGACTTGCTTAAAACTGAAATCTTCGTCGTTGGAGATGACGATCTTTTCAGCTTAGCTTCAGCCTTAACTGGTCTCCCGAAGAGGGTTTTTGTAGTTGATATCGACGAAAGACTAATAGATTTTATAAATAAGAAAGCCGACGAGTACGGATTGCCAGTTGAAGCTCAGGTTTACGATGTTCAGCAGGCGTTTCCAGAGGAGTTAAAAGGCAAGTTTGACGTTTTTGTAACTGATCCAGTGGAGACGATACCGGGATTGAAGCTGTTCCTCTCGAGGGGAGTATCAACTCTTAAGGGTGTAGGCTGTTCGGGTTACTTCGGTTTAACGACGCTTGAGGCTTCACGAAGAAAGTGGTACGAGATACAGAAGATGATTCACGACATGGGGTTCGTAATTACGGATATCAGAAGAAAGTTCAACGTATATCCGCAGGACGAGAAGAACTTCTTCAGATTCCAAGAGAAGTTGCCGATAGTTAAGAAACTGGGTGCTAAGGTCGATTACAACTGGTATAAATCGAGCCTTTACAGGATAGAAGCTGTAAAGGAGCCTAAGCCTTTGGTTGAGGGAGAGATGAGAATAGACGAAAAAGTGTACAAGGACGAGGAGAGCTGGGCAACCCCTTACTGA
- a CDS encoding DUF1947 domain-containing protein — MKRYRLRKKDSKAISKFFEENYKISIKGDMEKFEFDDISIITVDNEPIILEYEGRYYFTVYGVIKFKPEKGKVVVDEGAMPYIMKGADVMKPGIVEADESIKAGDFVYVAVEKKMTPIAVGIALVDGIEMKGGKGKAVKNIHHLKDKIWNYFFVSKK, encoded by the coding sequence ATGAAGCGCTACAGACTTAGAAAGAAGGATTCCAAGGCAATTTCAAAATTTTTTGAAGAGAACTACAAAATTTCGATTAAGGGTGATATGGAGAAATTCGAATTCGATGATATCAGCATTATAACGGTTGATAACGAGCCGATAATCCTTGAATACGAGGGGAGGTACTATTTTACGGTTTACGGCGTAATCAAGTTTAAGCCTGAGAAAGGTAAGGTCGTTGTGGATGAAGGAGCTATGCCCTACATAATGAAAGGGGCAGATGTAATGAAACCCGGGATTGTTGAGGCTGATGAAAGCATAAAGGCTGGAGATTTCGTCTATGTTGCCGTGGAAAAAAAGATGACACCTATTGCCGTTGGGATAGCTCTGGTTGATGGAATTGAGATGAAAGGAGGTAAGGGTAAAGCTGTGAAGAATATCCACCATCTGAAAGATAAAATTTGGAACTACTTCTTTGTTTCGAAGAAGTAA
- a CDS encoding amino acid-binding ACT protein, with translation MWRKIAEKFEKYPSQIVVAKEFLRLGISVRNGKAYCDKIELVPTKIAEALDVDRKVVVSAIQNIESDEELRKVFSSLKPVANITEVARILGFGVLEVYAESHKVGIVAGITSILAKEGIPIRFILAEDPELSVESKLTIVTDGKIPGRLVDEFLKVDGVQKIVIS, from the coding sequence ATGTGGCGCAAAATTGCCGAGAAGTTTGAGAAGTATCCTTCTCAGATAGTCGTTGCAAAAGAGTTCTTGAGGTTGGGTATCTCAGTTAGGAATGGAAAGGCTTACTGTGATAAGATAGAGCTTGTGCCGACAAAGATTGCGGAAGCTCTGGATGTTGACAGAAAGGTTGTCGTTTCCGCCATTCAGAACATAGAGAGCGATGAAGAGCTTAGAAAAGTCTTTTCTTCGCTGAAGCCAGTGGCAAACATAACCGAAGTCGCGAGGATTTTGGGTTTTGGTGTTTTGGAAGTTTATGCAGAAAGCCATAAGGTTGGGATAGTAGCCGGTATAACTTCAATACTTGCGAAAGAAGGAATTCCGATAAGGTTCATACTTGCAGAAGACCCAGAGCTAAGCGTAGAGTCAAAGCTTACAATAGTTACAGACGGAAAGATACCGGGAAGGCTTGTGGATGAGTTTCTGAAGGTCGATGGAGTTCAGAAAATAGTGATAAGCTGA
- a CDS encoding TraB/GumN family protein → MAEVYIVGTAHVLRESVEKVHKVIEEVNPDAVAVELCPRRYNALINNVQSISLSDVLKSGNISLALLQIVLAYFQRKIGEETGVRPGEEMLTAIKKARELGADVLLIDRDIGITFQRLWQKMSFFEKLKFGWNILKGLFSKEDVEDVASNVDSLIEEFRKISPKAGEVLIDERDAYMAYNIIRVSERYNKIVVVVGAGHKKGIEGYLKNPEKLPPIEKLLEVKKGKFSLSKAFGWILSALIVGTFAYILTKLGSEMALKAFMYWFLINGTLSALGATLALAHPLSILAAFLCAWLTSINPLVAAGWVSGYVELKMRKPSVDDLISLSNASSLKDLWRNKAFRVLLVAALTNIGSIIGTIYGAYVVLQMTGIDIRKLLIP, encoded by the coding sequence GTGGCTGAAGTTTACATCGTTGGAACAGCTCATGTACTCAGAGAGAGCGTAGAAAAGGTTCATAAAGTTATAGAAGAAGTTAATCCGGATGCTGTAGCTGTAGAACTCTGTCCTAGGAGGTACAACGCGTTAATCAATAATGTCCAAAGCATATCGCTTTCAGATGTTTTAAAGAGTGGTAACATCTCTCTCGCATTACTTCAAATTGTTTTGGCTTACTTTCAAAGAAAAATTGGAGAAGAAACAGGGGTAAGACCGGGAGAGGAGATGCTAACTGCCATAAAGAAAGCGAGAGAGTTGGGAGCCGACGTTTTGCTTATAGATAGAGATATTGGCATTACCTTTCAAAGGCTCTGGCAGAAGATGAGTTTCTTTGAGAAACTGAAGTTCGGTTGGAATATCTTGAAAGGGCTCTTCAGTAAGGAAGATGTTGAAGACGTTGCGAGCAATGTCGATTCCCTTATCGAGGAGTTCAGAAAGATAAGTCCGAAAGCTGGAGAAGTCTTGATAGATGAAAGAGATGCCTACATGGCTTACAACATAATCAGAGTTAGTGAGAGGTACAACAAAATAGTTGTAGTTGTTGGAGCTGGTCACAAGAAGGGTATAGAGGGTTACTTGAAAAATCCTGAAAAGCTCCCTCCTATTGAAAAACTTTTGGAGGTTAAGAAGGGCAAGTTCAGCCTTTCCAAGGCTTTCGGTTGGATTCTATCGGCTTTAATCGTTGGAACGTTTGCATACATATTGACAAAGCTCGGAAGCGAAATGGCTCTCAAGGCATTCATGTATTGGTTCCTCATAAACGGAACGCTTTCAGCTCTAGGCGCAACCCTTGCGTTAGCTCATCCATTGTCTATACTTGCAGCTTTTCTATGCGCTTGGCTAACGTCTATAAATCCTCTAGTAGCGGCGGGCTGGGTCTCAGGCTATGTCGAGCTGAAGATGAGAAAACCAAGCGTTGACGATCTGATAAGTCTTTCAAACGCAAGCTCACTTAAAGACCTTTGGAGAAATAAGGCCTTTAGAGTCTTACTCGTTGCAGCTTTGACAAACATCGGTAGTATAATTGGGACAATATACGGTGCATACGTGGTTCTTCAGATGACAGGAATAGACATAAGGAAACTTTTAATCCCTTAA
- a CDS encoding phenylacetate--CoA ligase family protein: MRLLLKAEKGVKMSRKKIEEIKNRRFRRIVRYVYQNCPFYRRKFKSAGIDVDKIRSVEDISKLPFTTKQELREAYPLKILCVPKEKVVRIQMSGGTTGQPVIIPYTRKDVEQWKEMMLRAFYIANITSKDVIQITPAFGLWNGGFGFHFAADAINAFVVPIGPGNTRNQLRFMRDFGTTVLCSTASYPLRLLEVAKEMGIDLNELELEKMLLGAEPWTEEMRKIIEREFDVIAYDIPGLTEMGGVGTVGFECPERMGLHMWEDNYIVEVVDPETGEVLDEGEEGEVVYTALNREAMPLIRYRSGEVSAVVSREPCECGIEHMTIRRIRGRTDDMIIYRGVKFYPADVEEILASYGITQYRIVLDSKVIVEFEGDESLVLKLARDFKEFLGFKPKLVALPFGTLERFEGKAKRLVKS; the protein is encoded by the coding sequence ATGAGACTTCTCCTCAAGGCTGAGAAGGGAGTGAAAATGAGTAGAAAAAAGATAGAGGAGATCAAGAACAGACGTTTTAGGAGAATAGTAAGATACGTTTATCAAAATTGCCCGTTCTACAGGAGGAAGTTCAAATCTGCTGGTATCGATGTTGATAAGATCAGGAGCGTTGAAGATATATCCAAGTTACCCTTCACAACCAAACAAGAGCTTAGGGAAGCTTATCCGCTTAAGATTCTATGTGTTCCGAAGGAAAAGGTTGTTAGAATTCAGATGAGTGGTGGAACGACCGGACAGCCGGTCATAATTCCCTACACACGTAAGGATGTTGAACAGTGGAAGGAGATGATGCTTAGAGCATTCTATATAGCCAATATAACTTCTAAAGACGTAATTCAAATAACTCCAGCTTTTGGCCTGTGGAACGGTGGATTTGGCTTTCATTTCGCTGCAGATGCAATAAACGCTTTTGTAGTTCCAATAGGACCCGGAAATACGAGAAATCAGCTGAGGTTCATGAGAGATTTCGGAACGACGGTGCTGTGCTCAACGGCAAGCTATCCTCTCAGACTCTTGGAAGTTGCAAAAGAGATGGGAATCGATCTAAATGAGCTGGAGCTTGAAAAAATGCTGTTAGGAGCGGAACCTTGGACTGAGGAGATGAGGAAGATTATCGAAAGAGAATTCGATGTCATTGCATATGACATACCCGGTTTAACCGAGATGGGTGGAGTTGGAACTGTCGGATTTGAATGTCCGGAGAGAATGGGTTTGCACATGTGGGAGGACAACTACATTGTTGAAGTAGTCGATCCTGAAACTGGAGAGGTCTTGGATGAGGGGGAGGAAGGAGAGGTTGTTTACACAGCTTTGAACAGGGAAGCAATGCCACTGATAAGGTACAGGAGTGGAGAGGTGTCAGCTGTTGTTAGTAGAGAACCTTGCGAGTGCGGTATCGAGCACATGACGATCAGGAGAATTAGAGGTAGAACTGACGATATGATAATCTACAGGGGCGTTAAGTTCTATCCGGCGGATGTCGAAGAGATTCTTGCAAGCTATGGAATTACTCAGTACAGAATAGTTCTAGACAGTAAGGTAATTGTAGAGTTTGAAGGTGACGAAAGCCTTGTTCTAAAGCTGGCGAGAGATTTTAAAGAGTTCTTGGGATTCAAACCGAAGCTCGTAGCTTTGCCTTTCGGAACTCTTGAAAGATTTGAAGGAAAGGCTAAGAGACTGGTCAAGTCTTGA
- a CDS encoding MBL fold metallo-hydrolase, translated as MKLRWLGNSCVEIIDDLHTVIDPNYVIEPEPEIDYVLVTHEHNDHIDVEKLKSLKYKHLVAPEYTLKLYNLEGIKAEVGKELDGIRILPSWCWKAEESVSYYYKGVLHSGDSAKFPDVKDVKVAFTACFPDFYDDYVREMKRLKPELVIPIHYDPERKLKNAEGLVERLRNEGINARIVKIGEVVEI; from the coding sequence ATGAAGCTTAGATGGTTGGGTAACTCGTGTGTTGAAATAATAGACGACTTGCACACAGTAATTGACCCGAACTACGTTATTGAGCCTGAACCTGAGATCGATTATGTTCTCGTAACACATGAGCACAACGATCACATAGATGTTGAAAAGCTCAAAAGCTTGAAGTATAAGCATCTCGTCGCTCCAGAATACACTTTAAAGCTCTATAACCTTGAAGGAATTAAGGCTGAGGTCGGTAAGGAGTTGGATGGTATAAGAATTCTGCCGAGCTGGTGCTGGAAAGCTGAAGAATCTGTAAGCTATTACTATAAGGGAGTTCTGCACAGCGGTGATTCAGCCAAATTCCCAGACGTTAAAGATGTCAAAGTTGCTTTCACAGCATGTTTCCCAGATTTCTACGATGATTACGTCAGGGAGATGAAGAGGTTAAAACCTGAGTTAGTCATTCCGATACACTACGACCCAGAAAGGAAGTTGAAGAACGCCGAGGGGCTCGTGGAGAGGTTGAGAAATGAAGGGATAAACGCGAGGATAGTTAAGATAGGAGAGGTTGTAGAGATATGA
- a CDS encoding iron-containing alcohol dehydrogenase encodes MKSFELRYAYTHLYFGLNAVEKIRNHLNSVERVTIATGKQSARVSGALKDVETILRDLEIEYEVFDKIKANPTVEIADDLAKVVWENGSDCIIAIGGGSVIDTAKVSSCIALSGGKAEEYLKGRKAKRYLPLLAINLTHGTGSEIDKFAVLTHEREKIGISIRYPDFSFDDPKYTLTLPKEQSIYTTIDAFFHAYEAVTAKTTNPFVETLVFECARIIGENLPKEQKLEEKYNLLYASMIAGIALDMSPAHIVHAIEHALSGINPKLAHGCGLALIGPRAIYWIHKHSENSAKILRCLVGRDVSSAEEAEKIFREFLNSIGFNERLSDYIGRDDFKDVEKIVFGPLKYLLNRIDFEFTREMLYDILERSL; translated from the coding sequence ATGAAGAGCTTCGAGCTTAGGTATGCTTACACTCATCTTTACTTTGGACTGAACGCTGTTGAGAAGATAAGAAATCATTTGAACAGTGTCGAAAGGGTAACCATTGCTACTGGAAAGCAATCCGCAAGAGTCAGCGGAGCCTTAAAAGATGTTGAAACAATTTTAAGAGATTTGGAAATAGAATACGAAGTTTTCGATAAAATTAAGGCAAATCCAACAGTCGAAATTGCGGATGATCTTGCCAAAGTTGTTTGGGAAAACGGAAGTGACTGCATAATAGCAATAGGCGGCGGTAGTGTAATTGATACGGCTAAGGTTTCCTCTTGCATAGCTCTGAGCGGTGGAAAAGCTGAAGAGTATCTAAAGGGTAGGAAGGCAAAAAGGTACCTTCCACTCCTTGCAATAAACTTGACTCATGGAACTGGGAGTGAGATAGACAAATTTGCCGTCCTAACGCATGAGAGAGAGAAGATAGGAATTTCCATTAGATATCCAGATTTCAGTTTCGACGATCCGAAGTATACTTTAACTCTACCAAAGGAGCAATCGATTTACACGACGATAGATGCATTCTTCCACGCTTATGAAGCTGTAACTGCAAAAACTACCAATCCGTTCGTCGAGACCTTAGTCTTTGAGTGTGCGAGGATAATAGGTGAAAATTTGCCTAAAGAACAGAAGCTTGAGGAAAAGTACAATTTGCTTTATGCCTCCATGATTGCCGGAATAGCCTTAGATATGAGTCCAGCACACATAGTTCATGCGATAGAACACGCTCTGAGCGGAATTAATCCCAAGCTTGCGCACGGTTGCGGATTGGCCTTAATAGGTCCAAGAGCTATATACTGGATTCACAAACACTCCGAAAATTCTGCCAAGATTTTGAGATGTCTTGTGGGGAGGGATGTAAGTTCAGCTGAGGAAGCTGAAAAAATCTTCAGAGAATTTCTGAACTCTATCGGATTTAATGAAAGATTGAGTGATTACATCGGTAGAGATGATTTCAAAGACGTCGAGAAAATAGTTTTCGGACCTTTGAAGTATCTATTGAATCGTATAGATTTCGAATTCACTAGGGAAATGCTTTACGACATCCTTGAAAGGAGCCTATAA
- a CDS encoding DNA cytosine methyltransferase produces the protein MNVVDVFAGCGGFSRGFKEEGFELVAAIENFKPVAETYKTNFPEVEVIVKDVKEVRGFDVERICGDVDVLIGSPPCEPFTSVNLRRMKKPEDRLYKDKRGQLVLHFIRLVRELKPKVFVMENVPQILEIRNAIEREFRKIGVYRVYFNVLKAQNYGNPSKRTRVFISNVPIDEKPAKRYVKVADALRDLPPLNTIPNHEEIRISKSKLEKIAMLRWGESLVKFGGRFENWLRLHPYKLAPTVMGHSRFIHPFEDRLLTVREQARLMGFPDDHVFLGGKNVQFDMVGEAVPVPLAKAVAKEIKLKISEMEI, from the coding sequence GTGAATGTAGTTGATGTGTTCGCTGGATGCGGAGGATTTAGCAGAGGCTTTAAGGAAGAAGGTTTCGAGTTAGTCGCTGCCATCGAGAATTTTAAGCCCGTGGCTGAAACTTACAAAACAAACTTTCCCGAGGTAGAGGTCATAGTTAAAGACGTTAAAGAAGTTAGAGGATTTGATGTTGAGAGAATTTGTGGAGATGTCGATGTTTTAATAGGATCTCCGCCTTGCGAACCCTTCACATCTGTAAATCTTAGGAGGATGAAAAAGCCTGAAGACAGATTGTATAAGGATAAGAGGGGACAACTCGTTCTCCACTTCATAAGGCTTGTTAGGGAACTTAAGCCGAAGGTTTTCGTCATGGAGAACGTTCCTCAGATTTTGGAGATTAGGAATGCGATAGAGAGAGAGTTTCGCAAAATCGGAGTTTACAGAGTTTACTTCAACGTTTTGAAGGCTCAGAACTACGGAAACCCTTCGAAGAGAACGAGAGTCTTCATATCGAATGTGCCTATAGATGAGAAGCCTGCTAAAAGATATGTCAAAGTTGCAGACGCTTTAAGAGATTTGCCACCGCTAAATACAATTCCAAATCACGAGGAAATTAGGATTTCGAAATCGAAGCTTGAGAAAATAGCTATGCTTAGGTGGGGTGAAAGCCTTGTTAAATTTGGAGGAAGATTTGAAAACTGGCTTAGGTTACACCCTTACAAGCTGGCTCCGACAGTAATGGGACACTCAAGGTTCATACACCCATTTGAGGATAGGCTCTTAACGGTTAGAGAACAGGCTAGGCTTATGGGTTTTCCAGATGATCACGTGTTCTTAGGTGGCAAGAATGTCCAGTTCGACATGGTTGGTGAGGCAGTTCCAGTTCCACTTGCTAAAGCTGTTGCCAAAGAGATTAAGCTAAAGATTTCGGAGATGGAGATTTAA
- a CDS encoding 3-isopropylmalate dehydrogenase yields MKKIVVIPGDGIGKEVIPATLHILQGLDLPFEYVYAEAGDECFEKYGTPLPEETLELCKESDAILFGAVGETAADVIVKLRQELDLFANVRPAKSMRGVKCLYDNVDLVVVRENTECLYKGYEFDVGDSAVAMRVITRKGCERIVKFAFEFAKREGRKKVTALHKANVLKKTCGLFKRTFYEIARNYDIEANDYYIDAGCLYLVTKPWIFDVIVTTNLFGDIVSDLTAGLVGGLGLAPSANIGERYALFEPVHGSAPDIAGKGIANPTATILSACMMLRHLGFSEVAEKIEKALKKVIAEGKTTPDLGGNLKTMEFAEEVLKACREV; encoded by the coding sequence ATGAAAAAGATCGTAGTCATACCGGGTGATGGGATTGGGAAGGAAGTTATCCCAGCTACACTTCATATACTCCAAGGACTTGATCTCCCATTCGAATACGTCTACGCTGAGGCAGGAGATGAGTGCTTCGAAAAGTACGGCACTCCCCTACCAGAAGAAACCCTAGAGCTTTGTAAGGAGAGCGATGCAATCCTATTCGGTGCAGTTGGTGAGACTGCTGCCGATGTCATAGTTAAGCTTAGGCAGGAGCTGGATTTGTTTGCAAACGTAAGGCCAGCAAAGTCTATGAGGGGTGTTAAGTGTCTGTACGATAATGTTGACTTGGTTGTTGTGAGAGAGAATACTGAATGTCTCTACAAGGGTTACGAGTTCGATGTTGGAGATTCAGCGGTTGCCATGAGAGTTATAACGAGAAAAGGTTGCGAAAGGATCGTTAAATTCGCCTTCGAGTTTGCTAAGAGGGAGGGGAGAAAGAAGGTTACGGCTTTGCATAAGGCGAATGTGCTTAAGAAGACTTGCGGTCTTTTCAAGCGAACATTCTACGAAATCGCTAGAAACTACGATATAGAAGCCAACGATTATTATATAGATGCTGGATGCCTTTACTTGGTTACAAAGCCTTGGATATTCGATGTGATAGTCACGACGAACCTCTTCGGTGATATTGTCAGCGATCTGACAGCTGGCTTAGTTGGAGGTTTGGGATTGGCTCCCTCAGCCAATATAGGTGAAAGGTACGCCTTATTTGAACCAGTTCACGGAAGTGCTCCAGACATAGCTGGAAAGGGTATAGCAAATCCTACTGCCACCATACTTTCAGCTTGCATGATGCTGAGACATTTAGGATTTTCCGAAGTTGCTGAGAAGATCGAGAAGGCATTGAAAAAGGTTATTGCCGAAGGAAAGACTACGCCCGATTTGGGCGGTAACTTAAAGACGATGGAGTTCGCTGAGGAAGTCCTGAAGGCCTGTAGAGAAGTTTAA
- the npdG gene encoding NADPH-dependent F420 reductase has product MIISIVGGTGNLGKGLAVRLALAGYKVVVGSRMVEKAEEKAKEYSKLCGCKIEGLSNDKAIDICDVAILTIPWKSALDFVKNYRDSLSKKIVISPIVPMVKEGEFVYKPLNGSMAESIAKILGNKVVSAFQNIPAKRFSNLNETPEFDVIVCGDNEEAKAVVMEIVNSIERLRALDGGPLSNSRIVESLTPFLINLASRNGLKELGVKFV; this is encoded by the coding sequence ATGATAATTTCAATTGTGGGCGGAACGGGTAATCTGGGAAAGGGCTTGGCTGTCAGACTTGCTTTAGCCGGATACAAGGTAGTTGTTGGCTCTAGAATGGTTGAAAAGGCTGAAGAGAAGGCTAAGGAATATAGCAAGCTCTGTGGGTGTAAAATTGAAGGTCTATCCAATGATAAAGCTATAGATATTTGTGATGTGGCTATCCTTACTATACCTTGGAAAAGTGCTTTAGATTTTGTAAAAAATTATAGAGATTCCCTTTCCAAGAAGATCGTAATTTCTCCAATAGTTCCTATGGTAAAAGAGGGAGAATTTGTTTATAAGCCTCTTAACGGTTCGATGGCTGAGAGCATAGCAAAGATTTTGGGTAATAAAGTTGTTTCGGCTTTTCAGAACATTCCAGCAAAGAGATTTTCAAATCTCAACGAAACTCCAGAGTTTGATGTAATAGTCTGCGGAGATAACGAAGAAGCTAAGGCAGTTGTCATGGAAATCGTGAACAGCATTGAGAGGCTTAGAGCTTTAGATGGGGGCCCTCTTTCAAATTCTCGAATTGTTGAGAGCCTCACTCCATTCCTAATAAACCTCGCAAGTAGAAATGGATTGAAAGAATTGGGTGTAAAATTCGTCTGA